One window of Streptomyces sp. SUK 48 genomic DNA carries:
- a CDS encoding NAD(P)/FAD-dependent oxidoreductase: protein MRKTIAIVGAGPGGLTLARVLQAHGVAATIYESEASAGTRAQGGLLDLHEETGQVALRAAGLYDEFLTLVRPGEDAKRVVDRHGTVLFDRPGDPGSARPEVDRGELRRLLIGALAPGTIRWGHKLASVRHRAGGGYDLAFADGSGARADLVVGADGAWSRVRPLLTPATPRYSGTCFIEIALAAGGRNRRDHRASVAAIGGGTLMAVAPGRGIIAHRDADGGVRGYVALNKPEEWVRSIDFGDPSAGLRRLADEFDGWSPLLTAFVTHSDAEPWLRPIYALPVGLTWDRVPGATLVGDAAHLMSPFAGEGANLALYDGADLAAELVEHPDPEAALTAYEERLFKRGADAADRSARNLEIFFGEETPRSVATLFGRS, encoded by the coding sequence ATGCGGAAGACCATCGCCATCGTCGGAGCCGGACCGGGCGGGCTGACGCTCGCGCGGGTGCTCCAGGCCCACGGCGTCGCCGCGACGATCTACGAGAGCGAGGCGTCGGCCGGCACCCGTGCGCAGGGCGGCCTGCTCGACCTTCACGAGGAGACCGGACAGGTCGCGCTGCGCGCCGCCGGTCTGTACGACGAGTTCCTCACCCTGGTCCGGCCGGGCGAGGACGCCAAGCGCGTGGTCGACCGGCACGGCACGGTCCTGTTCGACCGGCCCGGAGACCCCGGTTCGGCCCGGCCGGAGGTGGACCGCGGCGAACTCAGGCGCCTGCTCATCGGCGCGCTGGCGCCGGGGACGATCCGGTGGGGCCACAAGCTCGCCTCCGTCCGGCACCGGGCGGGGGGCGGCTACGACCTCGCCTTCGCGGACGGTTCCGGCGCGCGCGCCGACCTCGTCGTCGGCGCGGACGGCGCCTGGTCGAGGGTGCGTCCGCTGCTCACCCCCGCCACGCCCCGCTACAGCGGAACCTGCTTCATCGAGATCGCCCTCGCCGCGGGCGGCCGAAACCGCCGGGACCACCGGGCGAGCGTGGCCGCGATCGGCGGCGGCACGCTGATGGCGGTCGCGCCGGGCCGGGGGATCATCGCCCATCGCGACGCCGACGGGGGCGTGCGCGGATACGTGGCGCTGAACAAGCCCGAGGAATGGGTGAGGTCGATCGACTTCGGCGACCCGTCCGCCGGCCTGCGCCGACTCGCCGACGAGTTCGACGGCTGGTCGCCGCTGCTCACCGCCTTCGTGACGCACAGCGACGCGGAACCGTGGCTCCGGCCCATCTACGCCCTGCCCGTCGGCCTCACCTGGGACAGGGTGCCCGGCGCGACGCTCGTCGGCGATGCCGCGCATCTGATGTCGCCCTTCGCGGGCGAGGGCGCGAACCTCGCCCTGTACGACGGCGCGGACCTGGCGGCAGAGCTGGTCGAGCACCCCGATCCCGAGGCCGCGCTCACCGCCTACGAGGAACGGCTCTTCAAGCGCGGCGCCGACGCCGCCGACCGCTCGGCGCGGAACCTGGAGATCTTCTTCGGCGAGGAAACACCGCGGAGCGTGGCCACGTTGTTCGGCCGCTCCTGA
- a CDS encoding aldehyde dehydrogenase family protein, translating into MTSTHAFWLAGRQVTGETTFDVTSSWDGRLVGTVSVPTDAQVEEAVAAAYAARDEFAATPAHVRAAALDHVAKRLTERTEEIGQLISAENGKPIKWARGEVGRAASVFRWAAEEARRFNGGEAQRLDTDGGGEGRLALVRRFPKGVVLGIAPFNFPLNLCAHKIAPAIAAGAPIILKPAPATPLSGLVIGELLAETELPAGSWSILPVANDKMPALVQDERLPVISFTGSEKVGYAIMDSVPRKHCTLELGGNGAAVVLGDFSSDADLDWAANRIATFSNYQGGQSCISVQRVIVDAPVYDRLLPRIVAAVEAQVTGDPNDPKTDVGPLVSEDAAQRVESWVKEAVEAGAALLTGGDRDGASYAPTVLTDLPADVTLAREEVFGPVLSVQKVDGEAEAFAAVNDSKYGLQAGVFTHDLQAAFRAHRALEVGGVVIGDVPSYRADQMPYGGAKQSGVGREGVRSAMEDYTYERVLVLTGLAL; encoded by the coding sequence ATGACTTCCACCCACGCCTTCTGGCTCGCCGGCCGCCAGGTCACCGGTGAGACCACCTTCGACGTCACCTCGTCGTGGGACGGCCGGCTCGTCGGCACCGTCAGCGTGCCGACCGACGCCCAGGTCGAGGAGGCCGTGGCCGCCGCGTACGCCGCCCGCGACGAGTTCGCCGCCACCCCCGCGCACGTACGGGCCGCCGCCCTCGACCACGTGGCCAAGCGCCTGACCGAGCGCACCGAGGAGATCGGTCAGCTGATCTCCGCCGAGAACGGCAAGCCCATCAAGTGGGCCCGCGGCGAGGTCGGCCGCGCCGCCTCGGTGTTCCGCTGGGCCGCCGAGGAGGCCCGCCGGTTCAACGGCGGCGAGGCCCAGCGCCTCGACACCGACGGCGGCGGCGAGGGCCGGCTCGCGCTGGTCCGGCGCTTCCCGAAGGGCGTCGTGCTCGGCATCGCGCCGTTCAACTTCCCGCTGAACCTGTGCGCCCACAAGATCGCCCCGGCGATCGCGGCCGGCGCCCCGATCATCCTCAAGCCGGCCCCGGCCACCCCGCTGTCCGGCCTGGTCATCGGCGAGCTGCTGGCCGAGACCGAGCTGCCCGCCGGCTCCTGGTCGATCCTGCCGGTCGCCAACGACAAGATGCCCGCCCTGGTCCAGGACGAGCGCCTGCCGGTCATCTCCTTCACGGGTTCCGAGAAGGTCGGCTACGCGATCATGGACTCGGTGCCGCGCAAGCACTGCACCCTGGAGCTGGGCGGCAACGGCGCGGCCGTCGTCCTCGGCGACTTCTCCTCGGACGCCGACCTGGACTGGGCCGCGAACCGCATCGCGACCTTCTCCAACTACCAGGGCGGCCAGTCCTGCATCTCCGTGCAGCGCGTGATCGTGGACGCCCCGGTGTACGACCGGCTGCTGCCGCGCATCGTCGCCGCCGTCGAGGCCCAGGTCACCGGCGACCCGAACGACCCGAAGACCGATGTCGGCCCGCTGGTCAGCGAGGACGCCGCCCAGCGCGTGGAGTCCTGGGTCAAGGAGGCCGTGGAGGCCGGCGCCGCGCTGCTCACCGGCGGCGACCGCGACGGCGCCTCGTACGCGCCGACCGTGCTCACCGACCTGCCCGCGGACGTCACCCTCGCCCGTGAGGAGGTCTTCGGACCGGTCCTCAGCGTGCAGAAGGTGGACGGCGAGGCCGAGGCGTTCGCCGCGGTCAACGACTCCAAGTACGGCCTCCAGGCGGGCGTGTTCACCCACGACCTCCAGGCCGCCTTCCGCGCCCACCGCGCCCTGGAGGTCGGCGGCGTGGTGATCGGCGACGTCCCGTCCTACCGCGCCGACCAGATGCCGTACGGCGGTGCCAAGCAGTCCGGCGTCGGCCGCGAGGGCGTCCGCTCCGCGATGGAGGACTACACCTACGAGCGCGTCCTCGTCCTGACGGGCCTCGCGCTCTGA
- a CDS encoding PucR family transcriptional regulator: MPPTLASLVHHSALKLTVRAGADHLDVPVRWAHVSELADPVPYMEGGELLLITALKLDAEDPEAMRRYVRRLAGAGVVGLGFAVGVNYEEIPKALVDACAHEPLPLLEVPRRTPFLAISKAVSAAIAADQYRAVTAGFAAQRELTKQALNAGPEGLLTSLAAQVDGWAALYDASGTVVAAAPDWAGRRAARLTGEVERLRERPAPASSVVGGPEHEDRVELHSLGTGRRPRAALAVGTAAALGTAERYAVYSAIALLTLTTERSRSLHAAEQRIGTAVLRMLLAGEPDHARAVAGDLYGGLLDAPFRMIVADAVPGARAATAAGGDRLGTLAEALEAAAARSGEAVLVVPEGARLVVLAADGGAAVAACVAWAAALEAARTSPEHAVTDEDEIVVGLSAPAGPIAAAAAYKQAEQSLSVARRRGRVLVEHERLAAGSVLPLLADDAVKAFADGLLRPLYAHDATGRGDLVASLRAWLSRHGQWDAAAADLGVHRHTLRYRMRRVEEILGRSLDDPDVRMELWLALKTTATDQ, encoded by the coding sequence ATGCCCCCGACGCTCGCCTCACTCGTCCACCACTCGGCGCTGAAGCTGACCGTCCGGGCCGGCGCCGACCACCTCGACGTGCCCGTGCGCTGGGCGCACGTCAGCGAGCTCGCCGACCCCGTGCCCTACATGGAGGGCGGCGAGCTGCTCCTGATCACTGCGCTCAAGCTGGACGCGGAGGACCCGGAGGCCATGCGCCGGTACGTACGGCGCCTCGCGGGCGCGGGCGTCGTCGGGCTCGGCTTCGCCGTCGGGGTCAATTACGAGGAGATCCCGAAGGCCCTCGTCGACGCCTGCGCGCACGAGCCCCTGCCGCTGCTCGAAGTCCCCCGCCGCACCCCCTTCCTCGCCATCAGCAAGGCCGTCTCCGCCGCCATCGCCGCCGACCAGTACCGCGCCGTCACCGCCGGCTTCGCCGCCCAGCGCGAGCTGACCAAGCAGGCCCTGAACGCCGGCCCCGAGGGCCTGCTCACTTCCCTCGCCGCCCAGGTCGACGGCTGGGCCGCGCTCTACGACGCCTCCGGCACCGTCGTCGCCGCCGCCCCCGACTGGGCCGGCCGCCGCGCCGCCCGCCTCACCGGCGAGGTGGAGAGACTCCGGGAGCGGCCCGCCCCCGCCTCCTCCGTGGTCGGCGGACCCGAGCACGAGGACCGCGTCGAACTGCACTCCCTGGGCACCGGCCGCCGCCCCCGCGCCGCCCTCGCCGTCGGCACCGCCGCCGCCCTGGGCACCGCCGAGCGGTACGCCGTGTATTCCGCCATCGCCCTGCTCACCCTCACCACCGAGCGCTCCCGCTCCCTGCACGCCGCCGAACAGCGCATCGGCACCGCCGTCCTGCGCATGCTGCTGGCCGGCGAACCCGACCACGCCCGCGCCGTCGCCGGCGACCTGTACGGCGGGCTGCTGGACGCCCCGTTCCGGATGATCGTCGCCGACGCGGTGCCCGGCGCCCGCGCCGCCACCGCGGCCGGCGGCGACCGGCTCGGCACCCTCGCCGAGGCCCTGGAGGCCGCCGCCGCCCGCTCCGGCGAGGCGGTACTGGTCGTACCGGAGGGCGCGCGGCTCGTCGTCCTGGCCGCGGACGGCGGCGCGGCGGTCGCCGCCTGCGTCGCCTGGGCCGCCGCGCTGGAGGCCGCCCGCACCAGCCCCGAGCACGCGGTCACCGACGAGGACGAGATCGTCGTCGGACTGTCCGCCCCTGCCGGTCCGATCGCCGCCGCGGCCGCCTACAAGCAGGCCGAGCAGTCCCTGTCGGTGGCCCGCCGCCGGGGCCGGGTCCTGGTCGAGCACGAGCGGCTGGCCGCCGGTTCCGTGCTGCCGCTGCTCGCCGACGACGCGGTCAAGGCGTTCGCCGACGGGCTGCTGCGCCCGCTGTACGCGCACGACGCCACCGGCCGCGGCGACCTGGTCGCCTCCCTGCGCGCCTGGCTCTCCCGGCACGGGCAGTGGGACGCGGCCGCCGCCGACCTGGGCGTGCACCGGCACACGCTGCGCTACCGGATGCGCCGGGTCGAGGAGATCCTCGGGCGTTCCCTGGACGACCCCGACGTGCGCATGGAGCTGTGGCTCGCCCTGAAGACCACAGCGACCGACCAGTGA
- a CDS encoding ATP-binding protein: MHNDETHHTRNTRPGPVPHPTPPPEGVAQERPPVPPRPSAPPGMPPLPDGSGFLTWLRTPRPEAAPGVWRLGHRSRPQQEPERTPGHQLIGGALIAFLVAWLMWSLLSHGYLGSWWVLPVRLLAPDSWQNSDSAVAQALLWDGYSVLVVVLLLIVVGRLGRWGEVWRRYGPPAWRTTMPVSERPPTPEHDPAEFPHLRAAGAPEAAERLAREARAGLMRDVDHARIDRAWEGVRSGRHSMATFTGAVVKDGSAACAHPSGRRDLPVRQARHDLVTGQVRLGATADDPRNPYQYRGTGLGLGPDLLGTSLLAVGPAGSGKTGTLVRPLAESLCLHALAGRASVVVVGAAGAGLGPAESFDVVIGIGRPDSVYDLDLYGGTSDPDEAALILAEALAGDLADPHAGSDSRRATTVLAQLLGPFRAVHGRFPSVPELRGLLDGGAGPLAALRKALTGTTHESLLRELDARERQMAHPGDVGSVLADRIALLDRPAFAPFFDTSGSTRPFSLKALDHPVRVRIDLPQRGHADASRILARLVLAQFTAAVAVREDRSLFACLILDDATGAVTPEAVRGIQRLRSANAGAVLTLRTLDDVPRPLRGPLLGTVGCRMALSGLTPWDGQDFAEVWGKEWTETRDVTDRQIIAETPAGKAVHMVRRVITGKAPTARAVTVRQVERERWSASELAHGVPAGHAVLSLTSVRGEHAPPLLVDLRA, from the coding sequence ATGCACAACGACGAAACCCACCACACACGCAACACCCGACCCGGCCCGGTACCCCATCCGACGCCACCCCCCGAGGGCGTCGCTCAGGAGCGACCCCCGGTACCCCCACGGCCCTCCGCCCCCCCGGGCATGCCGCCACTGCCCGACGGGTCGGGCTTCCTGACCTGGCTGCGCACCCCCCGTCCCGAGGCCGCGCCCGGAGTATGGCGCCTCGGACACCGGAGCCGCCCGCAGCAGGAGCCCGAGCGGACCCCCGGCCACCAGCTGATCGGAGGTGCGCTGATCGCGTTCCTCGTGGCCTGGCTGATGTGGTCCTTGCTCTCGCACGGCTACCTCGGCAGCTGGTGGGTGCTGCCGGTCCGCCTGCTCGCCCCGGACTCCTGGCAGAACAGTGACAGTGCCGTCGCGCAGGCCCTCCTGTGGGACGGCTACTCCGTCCTCGTCGTCGTCCTCCTCCTGATCGTCGTCGGCCGCCTCGGCCGCTGGGGAGAGGTCTGGCGCCGGTACGGACCGCCCGCCTGGCGGACCACGATGCCGGTGAGCGAGCGACCGCCCACCCCCGAACACGACCCCGCCGAGTTCCCCCACCTCCGGGCCGCCGGGGCGCCGGAGGCCGCCGAGCGGCTGGCGCGGGAGGCGAGGGCCGGGCTGATGCGGGACGTGGATCATGCGCGGATCGACCGGGCCTGGGAGGGGGTGCGGTCGGGACGGCACAGCATGGCCACGTTCACCGGAGCCGTGGTGAAGGACGGCTCCGCCGCCTGCGCGCACCCCTCCGGCCGGCGCGATCTGCCCGTCCGGCAGGCGAGGCACGACCTGGTCACCGGCCAGGTCCGGCTCGGCGCCACCGCCGACGACCCCCGCAATCCGTACCAGTACCGCGGCACCGGCCTCGGCCTCGGCCCCGACCTGCTCGGCACCTCCCTGCTCGCCGTCGGCCCGGCCGGTTCCGGCAAGACCGGCACCCTGGTCCGGCCGCTCGCCGAGTCGCTGTGCCTGCACGCCCTCGCGGGCCGCGCCTCGGTCGTGGTCGTCGGCGCGGCCGGCGCGGGACTCGGCCCGGCGGAGTCGTTCGACGTCGTGATCGGCATCGGCCGGCCGGACTCCGTGTACGACCTCGACCTGTACGGCGGCACGTCCGACCCCGACGAAGCCGCACTCATACTGGCCGAGGCCCTCGCCGGCGACCTTGCCGACCCGCACGCGGGCAGCGACAGCCGCCGTGCCACCACCGTCCTCGCCCAGTTGCTCGGTCCCTTCCGCGCCGTCCACGGCCGCTTCCCCTCCGTGCCCGAGCTGCGCGGCCTCCTCGACGGCGGGGCCGGCCCGCTGGCCGCCCTGCGCAAGGCGCTGACGGGCACCACCCATGAGTCGCTGCTGCGTGAACTCGACGCCAGGGAACGGCAGATGGCCCACCCCGGCGATGTCGGCAGCGTGCTCGCCGACCGGATCGCCCTGCTCGACCGGCCCGCCTTCGCCCCCTTCTTCGACACATCCGGGAGCACCCGGCCGTTCTCGCTCAAGGCGCTCGACCATCCGGTCCGGGTGCGTATCGACCTGCCCCAGCGGGGCCACGCCGACGCCTCCCGGATCCTGGCGCGGCTGGTGCTCGCCCAGTTCACGGCCGCCGTGGCGGTCCGCGAGGACCGGTCGCTGTTCGCCTGCCTGATCCTGGACGACGCCACCGGAGCCGTCACCCCGGAGGCCGTGCGCGGCATCCAGCGGCTGCGCTCGGCGAACGCCGGGGCGGTACTCACCCTGCGCACCCTGGACGACGTGCCCCGGCCGCTGCGCGGCCCGCTGCTCGGCACCGTGGGCTGCCGGATGGCGCTGTCCGGGCTCACCCCCTGGGACGGGCAGGACTTCGCCGAGGTGTGGGGCAAGGAGTGGACCGAGACCCGGGACGTCACCGACCGGCAGATCATCGCCGAGACCCCGGCCGGCAAGGCGGTCCACATGGTGCGCCGGGTCATCACCGGCAAGGCGCCCACCGCCCGCGCCGTCACCGTCCGCCAAGTAGAACGCGAACGCTGGTCCGCGTCCGAGTTGGCGCACGGGGTTCCGGCCGGGCACGCGGTGTTGTCGTTGACCAGTGTGCGGGGGGAGCACGCGCCGCCGTTGCTGGTGGATCTCAGGGCGTGA